Proteins encoded by one window of Melospiza georgiana isolate bMelGeo1 chromosome 18, bMelGeo1.pri, whole genome shotgun sequence:
- the STX2 gene encoding syntaxin-2 isoform X2: MKDRLADLAEYKGNEDGETVIIEKDHFMDDFFQQVEEIRNNIAKIAQNVEEVKKQHSIILSAPNPEGRTKEELEELNEEIKKIANKIRARLKAIEQSFDQGENANRTSVDLRIRKTQHSVLAHKFVEVMTEYNETQTLFRERSKGRIQRQLEITGKTTTDEELEEMLESGNPSIFTSDIISDSQITRQALNEIESRHKDIMKLESSIRELHELFMDMAMFVETQGEMINNIEKNVMNATDYVEHAKEETKKAVKYQSKARRKLMFIIICVTVLLLILGIILATTLS; encoded by the exons ATGAAGGACCGGCTGGCCGACCTGGCCGAG TATAAAGGAAATGAAGATGGGGAGACAGTTATCATCGAGAAAGACCATTTTATGGATGACTTCTTCCAACAG GTTGAGGAAATCAGAAATAACATAGCAAAAATAGCACAAAATGTGGAAGAAGTGAAGAAGCAGCACAGCATTATCCTGTCAGCACCAAATCCTGAAGGAA gaacaaaGGAAGAACTCGAAGAACTAAATGAGGAAATCAAGAAAATTGCTAATAAAATCCGGGCCAGGTTAAAGG CTATTGAGCAGAGCTTTGATCAGGGTGAAAATGCCAATCGGACATCAGTGGACCTCAGGATCAGAAAAACACAG CACTCGGTGCTGGCACACAAGTTTGTGGAGGTGATGACCGAGTACAACGAGACGCAGACGCTGTTCCGGGAGCGCAGCAAGGGCCGCatccagaggcagctggagatCA CTGGAAAGACCACCACTGacgaggagctggaggagatgtTAGAGAGTGGCAATCCTTCCATTTTCACTTCTGAT ATCATTTCAGACTCGCAGATCACCCGGCAGGCGCTGAACGAGATCGAGTCCCGGCACAAGGACATCATGAAGCTGGAGTCCAGCATCCGCGAGCTGCACGAGCTCTTCATGGACATGGCCATGTTTGTGGAGACACAG GGAGAAATGATCAACAACATAGAGAAGAACGTGATGAATGCCACAGACTATGTGGAGCATGCAAAAGAAGAGACAAAGAAGGCAGTTAAATATCAAAGCAAAGCACGCAGG aaatTGATGTTCATAATAATATGTGTAACTGTACTGCTTCTGATACTTGGAATTATCCTAGCAACAACTCTGTCCTAG
- the RAN gene encoding GTP-binding nuclear protein Ran, translating into MAAQGEPQVQFKLVLVGDGGTGKTTFVKRHLTGEFEKKYVATLGVEVHPLVFHTNRGPIKFNVWDTAGQEKFGGLRDGYYIQAQCAIIMFDVTSRVTYKNVPNWHRDLVRVCENIPIVLCGNKVDIKDRKVKAKSIVFHRKKNLQYYDISAKSNYNFEKPFLWLARKLIGDPNLEFVAMPALAPPEVVMDPALAAQYEQDLQIAQTTALPDEDDDL; encoded by the exons ATGGCCGCCCAAGGAGAGCCACAAGTGCAGTTTAAG CTTGTTCTGgttggtgatggtggcactggtAAAACAACATTTGTAAAGCGTCACTTGACTGGTGAATTtgaaaagaagtatgtag CAACGCTGGGTGTTGAAGTTCACCCTCTGGTGTTCCATACCAACAGAGGCCCTATTAAATTTAATGTATGGGACACAGCTGGCCAGGAGAAGTTTGGTGGCCTGCGTGATGGCTACTATATCCAAG CTCAGTGTGCCATCATCATGTTTGATGTAACATCAAGAGTTACTTACAAGAATGTACCTAATTGGCATAGAGATCTGGTACGAGTATGTGAAAATATCCCTATAGTGTTGTGTGGCAACAAAGTGGATATTAAGGACAGAAAAGTGAAGGCAAAATCCATTGTGTTCCATAGGAAGAAGAATCTCCAG TATTATGACATTTCAGCTAAGAGTAACTACAACTTTGAGAAGCCTTTCCTGTGGCTTGCTAGGAAGCTAATTGGAGATCCCAACTTGGAGTTTGTTGCCATGCCTGCGCTTGCACCTCCTGAAGTTGTTATGgacccagcactggcagcacagTATGAGCAGGACTTACAG ATTGCTCAGACCACTGCACTGCCAGATGAAGATGATGACCTGTGa
- the STX2 gene encoding syntaxin-2 isoform X1 — protein sequence MKDRLADLAEYKGNEDGETVIIEKDHFMDDFFQQVEEIRNNIAKIAQNVEEVKKQHSIILSAPNPEGRTKEELEELNEEIKKIANKIRARLKAIEQSFDQGENANRTSVDLRIRKTQHSVLAHKFVEVMTEYNETQTLFRERSKGRIQRQLEITGKTTTDEELEEMLESGNPSIFTSDIISDSQITRQALNEIESRHKDIMKLESSIRELHELFMDMAMFVETQGEMINNIEKNVMNATDYVEHAKEETKKAVKYQSKARRKMVIIIIVSVVLIAIVALIIGLSVGIR from the exons ATGAAGGACCGGCTGGCCGACCTGGCCGAG TATAAAGGAAATGAAGATGGGGAGACAGTTATCATCGAGAAAGACCATTTTATGGATGACTTCTTCCAACAG GTTGAGGAAATCAGAAATAACATAGCAAAAATAGCACAAAATGTGGAAGAAGTGAAGAAGCAGCACAGCATTATCCTGTCAGCACCAAATCCTGAAGGAA gaacaaaGGAAGAACTCGAAGAACTAAATGAGGAAATCAAGAAAATTGCTAATAAAATCCGGGCCAGGTTAAAGG CTATTGAGCAGAGCTTTGATCAGGGTGAAAATGCCAATCGGACATCAGTGGACCTCAGGATCAGAAAAACACAG CACTCGGTGCTGGCACACAAGTTTGTGGAGGTGATGACCGAGTACAACGAGACGCAGACGCTGTTCCGGGAGCGCAGCAAGGGCCGCatccagaggcagctggagatCA CTGGAAAGACCACCACTGacgaggagctggaggagatgtTAGAGAGTGGCAATCCTTCCATTTTCACTTCTGAT ATCATTTCAGACTCGCAGATCACCCGGCAGGCGCTGAACGAGATCGAGTCCCGGCACAAGGACATCATGAAGCTGGAGTCCAGCATCCGCGAGCTGCACGAGCTCTTCATGGACATGGCCATGTTTGTGGAGACACAG GGAGAAATGATCAACAACATAGAGAAGAACGTGATGAATGCCACAGACTATGTGGAGCATGCAAAAGAAGAGACAAAGAAGGCAGTTAAATATCAAAGCAAAGCACGCAGG aaaatgGTGATAATTATCATTGTGTCAGTGGTGTTGATTGCCATAGTAGCTCTAATAATTGGTTTGTCTGTGGGTATTCGGTGA